One stretch of Streptomyces peucetius DNA includes these proteins:
- a CDS encoding ABC transporter substrate-binding protein: MRLPARSLRIAVLSSVSVLLTGCFASSGTGADTGADGKRIRVAMMNPPRSGLSPLSDDAFKLSRWSTAETLVNLDADGDARPSLATSWRQSGRTWSFTLRDSVTFHDGSALTSQAVVNALTEAATASPKPRILDGVDLDVKASGKHTVTVTTATEDPLLPQRLSSPQLSILSAAAYRGKTVDPVGTGTGAFELTKVNGTSSAALDRFDGYWGTKAKAPGIDVTFVPDGTARAAALRSGEADIVEAVPVSQAALLDQELITEVPMPRTNTLYLNTTKSPFEDAGLRAAAREAIDAEAIVEGVYEGRADVARGLLGPALPWAADLRTEPARAKAGDPDGATVTIGTFTDRAELPEVAQTLQQQLQKAGFKVELEVREYANIESDALAGEFDAFILSRATVLDSGDPVAYLYSDFGSQGSFNISQLADPAVDKALAEAGAKEAGPERRTAVMRAEAAVLATDAAIPMLHERVVQGDAAGVVGVEHDPRERLLVTSATYVK; the protein is encoded by the coding sequence GTGCGCCTGCCTGCCCGTTCTCTCCGCATCGCTGTCCTGTCCTCGGTGTCCGTACTGCTCACCGGCTGCTTCGCCTCCTCCGGAACGGGGGCCGACACGGGCGCCGACGGCAAGCGCATACGTGTGGCGATGATGAACCCGCCGCGCTCCGGGCTGTCCCCGCTCTCGGACGACGCCTTCAAGCTGTCGCGCTGGTCCACCGCCGAGACCCTCGTCAACCTCGACGCCGACGGCGACGCCCGGCCGTCCCTGGCCACCTCCTGGCGGCAGAGCGGACGGACCTGGTCCTTCACCCTCCGCGACAGCGTCACCTTCCACGACGGCAGCGCGCTCACCAGCCAGGCGGTCGTCAACGCCCTGACCGAGGCCGCCACCGCCTCGCCGAAGCCCCGCATCCTCGACGGCGTCGACCTCGACGTGAAGGCCTCCGGCAAGCACACCGTCACGGTCACCACCGCCACCGAGGACCCGCTCCTCCCGCAGCGGCTCAGCTCCCCGCAGCTGTCGATCCTGTCCGCCGCGGCGTACCGCGGGAAGACGGTCGACCCCGTCGGTACCGGCACCGGCGCCTTCGAGCTGACCAAGGTCAACGGCACCTCCTCCGCCGCCCTCGACCGGTTCGACGGCTACTGGGGCACGAAGGCCAAGGCACCCGGCATCGACGTGACGTTCGTACCGGACGGCACCGCCCGCGCCGCCGCGCTGCGCAGCGGCGAGGCCGACATCGTGGAGGCCGTGCCCGTCTCGCAGGCGGCGCTGCTCGACCAGGAACTGATCACCGAGGTGCCGATGCCGCGCACCAACACCCTGTACCTCAACACCACCAAAAGCCCCTTCGAGGACGCCGGGCTCCGCGCCGCCGCCCGCGAGGCCATCGACGCGGAGGCGATCGTCGAGGGCGTGTACGAGGGCCGGGCCGACGTGGCCCGCGGTCTGCTCGGACCCGCCCTCCCGTGGGCCGCGGACCTGCGCACCGAACCGGCGCGAGCCAAGGCCGGCGACCCGGACGGCGCCACGGTCACCATCGGGACGTTCACCGACCGGGCCGAACTGCCGGAGGTCGCCCAGACCCTCCAGCAGCAGCTCCAGAAGGCCGGGTTCAAGGTCGAGCTGGAGGTGCGCGAGTACGCGAACATCGAATCCGACGCGCTGGCGGGCGAGTTCGACGCGTTCATCCTGTCCCGGGCGACCGTCCTCGACTCCGGCGACCCGGTGGCCTACCTCTACAGCGACTTCGGCTCCCAGGGCTCCTTCAACATCTCTCAGCTCGCCGACCCCGCCGTCGACAAGGCCCTGGCCGAGGCCGGCGCGAAGGAGGCGGGTCCGGAACGGCGCACGGCGGTCATGCGTGCCGAGGCCGCCGTACTCGCCACCGACGCCGCGATCCCGATGCTCCACGAGCGGGTCGTCCAGGGTGACGCCGCCGGTGTCGTGGGCGTCGAGCACGATCCGCGCGAGCGGCTGCTCGTCACGTCCGCCACGTACGTCAAGTGA
- a CDS encoding PQQ-dependent sugar dehydrogenase, whose protein sequence is MPRRRWTGPLLSAFLLTAALALLPTTTAASFAAASHTTADTTPPRTEMAARTAPVPLPSLSTTTTQVASGLRRPTAIAAPDDGTGRLFITEKPGTVRVYHPDTGLAGTALIDITPAVDQSGNERGLLGIALAPDFADSQDLYLAYTALPDGAVTLARYRLDESRLEVLLSQEHAEYSNHNGGQLAFGPDGHLYWSIGDGGGSADPLRAGQRLDTLLGKVLRIDVNRDCAPLPYCLPGDNPFVGTPGAREEIWLYGLRNPWRFSFDSADGSMWIGDVGQGRWEEVDHLAPGQGGLNLGWSCYEGLERFEGGHCTPGETHTEPVFTYSPYTGGCSVIGGHVYRGQKYAGLLGGTYIATDYCSSTVWALRPDGSGGYSEAEIGELPTQVTSIGTTVDGEFYVVNDLPGGLHRVSFEQEEPACRVDRTVQTWGTGTTVNLTVTNTGSTAVNGWTLEFPLALGQTVVSDWNTDLTQGSNTIAATNASHNAALAPGASITLGYLADHTGDSAPPPRFTLNGDACAVGH, encoded by the coding sequence ATGCCAAGACGCCGCTGGACAGGACCCCTTCTGTCCGCCTTCCTGCTGACCGCCGCCCTCGCCCTGCTGCCGACCACCACGGCCGCGTCCTTCGCGGCGGCCTCCCACACAACAGCGGACACCACCCCGCCCCGGACGGAAATGGCGGCCCGCACCGCGCCCGTCCCCCTGCCCTCCCTCAGCACGACCACCACCCAGGTGGCCTCCGGGCTCAGACGGCCCACCGCCATCGCCGCCCCCGACGACGGCACGGGCCGGCTGTTCATCACCGAGAAGCCCGGCACCGTCCGCGTCTACCACCCGGACACCGGCCTGGCCGGGACCGCACTCATCGACATCACCCCGGCCGTGGACCAGTCGGGCAACGAGCGCGGCCTGCTCGGCATCGCCCTTGCGCCCGACTTCGCCGACAGTCAGGACCTGTACCTGGCGTACACGGCACTGCCCGACGGCGCGGTCACCCTCGCCCGCTACCGGCTCGACGAGTCCCGCCTGGAGGTCCTGCTCTCCCAGGAACACGCGGAGTACAGCAACCACAACGGCGGTCAGCTCGCCTTCGGTCCCGACGGCCACCTGTACTGGAGCATCGGCGACGGCGGCGGCTCCGCGGACCCCCTCCGCGCCGGGCAGCGGCTGGACACCCTGCTGGGCAAGGTCCTGCGCATCGACGTGAACCGCGACTGCGCCCCGCTCCCTTACTGCCTCCCCGGCGACAACCCCTTCGTGGGCACGCCCGGCGCCCGCGAGGAGATCTGGCTGTACGGACTGCGCAACCCGTGGCGGTTCTCCTTCGACAGCGCCGACGGCTCGATGTGGATCGGCGACGTCGGCCAGGGCCGATGGGAGGAGGTCGACCACCTCGCCCCCGGACAGGGCGGGCTGAACCTCGGCTGGTCCTGCTACGAGGGCCTGGAGAGGTTCGAGGGCGGGCACTGCACGCCCGGCGAGACCCACACCGAACCGGTCTTCACGTACTCCCCCTACACCGGAGGCTGTTCGGTCATCGGCGGTCACGTCTACCGGGGGCAGAAGTACGCCGGCCTCCTCGGCGGCACGTACATCGCCACCGACTACTGCTCGTCCACGGTCTGGGCACTGCGCCCCGACGGCAGCGGCGGCTACTCGGAGGCCGAGATCGGGGAGCTGCCCACCCAGGTGACGTCGATCGGCACGACCGTCGACGGGGAGTTCTACGTGGTCAACGACCTGCCCGGCGGCCTGCACCGCGTGTCGTTCGAGCAGGAGGAACCCGCCTGCCGGGTGGATCGCACCGTGCAGACCTGGGGCACCGGCACGACGGTGAACCTCACGGTCACCAACACCGGCAGCACGGCGGTGAACGGCTGGACGCTCGAGTTCCCGCTGGCCCTCGGGCAGACCGTCGTCTCCGACTGGAACACCGACCTGACGCAGGGAAGCAACACGATCGCGGCGACCAACGCCTCGCACAACGCCGCGCTCGCGCCGGGCGCGAGCATCACCCTCGGCTACCTCGCCGACCACACCGGTGACTCGGCCCCGCCGCCGCGGTTCACACTCAACGGGGACGCCTGCGCCGTCGGCCACTGA
- a CDS encoding ABC transporter ATP-binding protein: protein MADEPLLRVRDLRVAFGAHEAVRGLSFEVRAGEVLALAGESGAGKSLTARALLGMPPRGATVTGSVRLRTSGGADAGSDGGAGGGADAGSDAGSDELVGARAEGLWGRRVALVPQDALSALSPVHPVGEQLAAAVRSVQRLSRKDARAKAALALERVGIPAARSGAYPHELSGGMRQRAVIAMATVNDPELIVADEPTTALDPDLRSQVLHVLAEQREAAGSALVLVTHDLEAARAHADRVLVMYAGRHVESGPVGRVFARPRAPYTAGLLASLTPTERGARLPAVPGAPPAVGAPPAGCAFAPRCPLAQDRCRTESPEPQTTDGRQVSCHRPHEVPGNAADLFLEHR, encoded by the coding sequence ATGGCGGATGAGCCGCTGCTCCGTGTGCGGGACCTGCGGGTCGCCTTCGGAGCCCACGAGGCCGTGCGCGGGCTTTCCTTCGAGGTCCGCGCCGGTGAAGTCCTGGCCCTGGCCGGCGAGTCCGGGGCCGGCAAGTCGCTGACCGCGCGGGCCCTGCTCGGCATGCCGCCGCGCGGCGCGACGGTGACCGGCAGCGTCCGGTTGCGGACGTCCGGCGGTGCCGACGCTGGTTCCGACGGTGGTGCCGGCGGCGGTGCCGACGCTGGTTCCGACGCTGGTTCCGACGAGCTGGTGGGCGCCCGGGCGGAGGGTCTGTGGGGACGGCGCGTGGCGCTCGTGCCGCAGGACGCGCTGTCCGCGCTGTCACCCGTGCACCCGGTCGGGGAGCAACTGGCCGCCGCCGTCCGCTCCGTGCAGCGGCTGTCGCGCAAGGACGCGCGCGCGAAAGCCGCCCTGGCGCTGGAACGCGTCGGGATCCCGGCGGCCAGGTCCGGCGCGTATCCGCACGAACTGTCCGGCGGGATGCGGCAGCGTGCCGTGATCGCCATGGCGACGGTCAACGACCCCGAGCTGATCGTCGCCGACGAACCGACCACCGCCCTCGATCCGGACCTGCGGTCGCAAGTGCTCCACGTCCTCGCCGAGCAGCGGGAGGCGGCGGGCTCGGCGCTGGTCCTCGTCACCCACGACCTGGAGGCCGCACGCGCGCACGCCGACCGGGTGCTCGTCATGTACGCGGGCCGGCATGTGGAATCGGGCCCGGTGGGCCGGGTGTTCGCGCGGCCGCGCGCCCCGTACACCGCCGGGCTCCTCGCCTCGCTCACCCCGACCGAGCGGGGAGCCCGCCTGCCCGCCGTCCCCGGCGCGCCGCCCGCGGTCGGCGCCCCGCCGGCCGGGTGCGCCTTCGCACCTCGCTGCCCGCTCGCCCAGGACCGCTGCCGCACCGAGAGCCCGGAGCCGCAGACCACGGACGGCCGTCAGGTCTCCTGCCACCGTCCGCACGAGGTACCGGGGAACGCCGCCGATCTGTTTCTGGAGCACCGATGA
- a CDS encoding VOC family protein translates to MDINLSQCFIAVDDHDKALAFYRDVLGLEVRNDVGFEGMRWVTVGSPSQPDVDIVLEPPLADPNASPADKEAMAELLAKGLLRGVIFRTDDCDATFERIRSAGGEVLQEPVDQPYGVRDCAFRDPSGNMLRFSQARTQ, encoded by the coding sequence ATGGACATCAACCTTTCGCAGTGCTTCATCGCCGTCGACGACCACGACAAGGCCCTCGCTTTCTACCGGGATGTCCTCGGCCTGGAGGTGCGCAACGACGTCGGGTTCGAGGGGATGCGCTGGGTGACCGTCGGCTCGCCGTCGCAGCCCGATGTGGACATCGTCCTCGAACCGCCCCTCGCGGACCCGAACGCCTCGCCCGCCGACAAGGAGGCCATGGCGGAACTCCTGGCGAAGGGCCTGCTGCGCGGTGTCATCTTCAGGACCGACGACTGCGACGCCACCTTCGAACGCATCCGCTCCGCGGGCGGCGAGGTGCTGCAGGAACCGGTCGACCAGCCCTACGGCGTCCGCGACTGCGCCTTCCGCGACCCCTCCGGCAACATGCTGCGCTTCAGCCAGGCCCGTACGCAGTGA
- a CDS encoding lytic polysaccharide monooxygenase produces the protein MNCHVHTIRRRLTLALTTLVAALLSLIPWSGTAVAHGSVVDPASRNYGCWLRWGSDFQNPAMAQEDPMCWQAWQADPNAMWNWNGLYRNGSGGNFQAVVPDGQLCSGGRTEGGRYNALDTFGAWKTTDVGSDFTVKLYDQASHGADYFQVYVTRQGFDPTTQPLRWSDLQLVASTGRYAPSQNYSIPVSTSGYSGRHVVYTIWQASHMDQTYFLCSDVNFR, from the coding sequence ATGAATTGTCATGTACACACCATCAGACGCCGTCTGACGCTCGCCCTGACGACCCTCGTCGCGGCGCTGCTCAGCCTGATCCCCTGGAGCGGCACCGCCGTCGCCCACGGATCGGTCGTCGACCCGGCGTCGCGCAACTACGGCTGCTGGCTGCGCTGGGGCAGCGACTTCCAGAATCCGGCCATGGCCCAGGAGGACCCCATGTGCTGGCAGGCCTGGCAGGCCGACCCGAACGCCATGTGGAACTGGAACGGCCTCTACCGCAACGGCTCCGGCGGCAACTTCCAGGCCGTCGTCCCGGACGGGCAGCTGTGCAGCGGCGGCCGGACCGAGGGCGGTCGCTACAACGCGCTGGACACGTTCGGCGCGTGGAAGACCACGGACGTCGGCTCCGACTTCACGGTCAAGCTGTACGACCAGGCCAGCCACGGTGCGGACTACTTCCAGGTCTACGTCACCCGGCAGGGTTTCGACCCCACCACCCAGCCTCTGCGCTGGAGCGACCTGCAACTGGTCGCCAGCACCGGCAGGTACGCGCCCAGCCAGAACTACTCGATCCCCGTCAGTACGTCCGGCTACAGCGGTCGCCATGTCGTCTACACGATCTGGCAGGCCTCGCACATGGACCAGACCTACTTCCTGTGCAGTGACGTGAACTTCCGCTGA
- a CDS encoding helix-turn-helix domain-containing protein, translating into MTLEDLVRLRRARDLMDRDYAKPLDVPALARVALMSAGHFSRSFRAAFGETPYSYLMTRRIERAKALLRRGDLTVTEVCFEVGCTSLGSFSSRFTELVGESPSAYRARSHEEGAAVPACVAKVYTRPVRNGEAKRSSPPLA; encoded by the coding sequence GTGACGTTGGAGGACCTTGTCCGGCTGCGCCGGGCCCGTGACCTGATGGACCGCGACTACGCGAAGCCGCTCGACGTTCCGGCGCTGGCGCGCGTCGCCCTCATGTCGGCGGGCCACTTCTCGCGCAGCTTTCGCGCCGCCTTCGGGGAGACCCCGTACAGCTACTTGATGACGCGCCGGATCGAGCGGGCGAAGGCGCTGCTGCGGCGGGGCGACCTGACGGTGACGGAGGTCTGCTTCGAGGTCGGCTGTACCTCGCTGGGGTCGTTCAGCTCGCGTTTCACGGAGCTGGTCGGCGAGAGCCCGAGCGCCTACCGTGCCCGCAGCCATGAGGAGGGCGCCGCCGTCCCGGCCTGCGTCGCGAAGGTCTACACGCGACCGGTCAGGAACGGAGAAGCGAAACGCTCCTCACCGCCCCTAGCGTGA
- a CDS encoding ABC transporter permease subunit → MRAGLTRGVGLAGALAAVLAVVGLLPWLSGRDPALTVLRARSAEQEPTAEALGAIRADLGLDAGPLSLLSGWATGLLRGDLGTSWVSGTEVLPSVAAGLQVSLGLMGAALAVALLVAVVLAAPVLVRGRGTSGAFAAMLAAVPEFLLATVGLIVVGVWLDWLPTSGWQGPAHLVLPAVALGVPAGGLLGRLVADALPAVLDERWVELWRGAGVSRGRVALAALRRVLPPLVPQFGMVAVGLTGGAVAVETVFAVPGIGRTSLGAAKSQDLPLLQGSVLALLALGLGVGALAALARRRLLGPAVRDAGLTLPAARPVRVAPAVPVALAAVLVAVIGYGLLRDPYTIDTAARLAPPSLAHPLGADGLGRDVLARLGHGAAATVGTAVAVCALSWLLAVALGFVPNMTSGLSDIANALPPVIVGILVAAVLGPGTGGAALAVALISWPPLAAHAAALVQEVRASGFLLAQKAIGATPRWILWRHVLPSVTGPVARHAVLRLPGMALALASLGFLGLGAQPPAPEWGLLLDESRAYVERAPWAALAPALALALLAGLAVSLSAYTRTTGKDLPHGG, encoded by the coding sequence GTGAGGGCCGGCCTGACGCGGGGCGTCGGGCTGGCCGGCGCGCTCGCCGCCGTCCTGGCGGTCGTCGGCCTGCTGCCCTGGCTCTCCGGCCGCGACCCGGCACTCACCGTGCTGCGCGCCAGGTCCGCCGAACAGGAGCCCACGGCCGAGGCGCTGGGCGCCATCCGCGCCGACCTCGGGCTGGACGCTGGGCCCCTGTCGCTGCTGAGCGGCTGGGCCACCGGGCTGCTCCGGGGCGACCTGGGCACCTCATGGGTGTCCGGCACCGAAGTCCTGCCCTCCGTGGCCGCCGGGCTGCAGGTGTCGCTGGGCCTGATGGGCGCCGCGCTCGCGGTCGCCCTGCTCGTCGCGGTCGTCCTCGCCGCGCCGGTCCTCGTACGCGGGCGCGGAACCTCCGGCGCGTTCGCGGCGATGCTCGCCGCCGTACCCGAATTTTTGCTGGCCACCGTGGGACTGATCGTCGTCGGCGTGTGGCTCGACTGGCTGCCGACGTCCGGCTGGCAGGGGCCCGCGCATCTCGTGCTGCCCGCTGTCGCGCTGGGCGTTCCGGCGGGAGGGCTGCTCGGGCGGCTGGTGGCCGACGCGCTGCCCGCCGTGCTCGACGAGCGGTGGGTGGAACTGTGGCGCGGCGCCGGTGTCTCACGGGGACGGGTCGCGCTCGCCGCGCTCCGGCGCGTACTGCCGCCTCTGGTACCGCAGTTCGGCATGGTCGCGGTCGGCCTCACCGGCGGCGCGGTCGCCGTCGAGACGGTCTTCGCGGTGCCGGGCATCGGGCGTACGTCGCTGGGCGCGGCCAAGTCGCAGGACCTGCCCCTGCTCCAGGGGTCCGTGCTGGCGCTGCTCGCGCTGGGCCTGGGCGTCGGCGCGCTGGCGGCGCTGGCACGTCGGCGGCTGCTGGGCCCGGCAGTGCGGGACGCGGGCCTGACACTGCCCGCCGCGCGGCCCGTTCGGGTGGCGCCGGCCGTGCCGGTCGCGCTCGCGGCCGTCCTGGTGGCCGTCATCGGGTACGGGCTGCTGCGCGACCCGTACACGATCGACACGGCCGCCCGTCTCGCCCCGCCGTCCCTCGCGCACCCGTTGGGCGCGGACGGCCTCGGGCGTGATGTGCTGGCCCGGCTGGGGCACGGGGCGGCCGCGACGGTCGGTACGGCGGTCGCCGTGTGCGCGCTCAGCTGGCTGCTGGCCGTGGCCCTCGGCTTCGTACCGAACATGACGTCCGGCCTCTCCGACATCGCCAACGCCCTGCCGCCGGTGATCGTCGGCATTCTCGTCGCCGCGGTCCTCGGCCCGGGGACGGGCGGGGCCGCGCTCGCGGTGGCCCTGATCTCCTGGCCTCCCCTGGCGGCGCACGCGGCGGCCCTGGTCCAGGAGGTACGCGCCTCAGGCTTCCTGCTCGCGCAGAAGGCGATCGGTGCGACACCGCGCTGGATCCTGTGGCGGCACGTCCTCCCGTCGGTCACCGGCCCGGTCGCCCGCCACGCCGTACTGCGCCTGCCGGGCATGGCCCTGGCCCTGGCGTCGCTGGGCTTCCTGGGCCTGGGTGCCCAGCCGCCCGCGCCGGAGTGGGGGCTCCTGCTGGACGAGTCGCGGGCCTATGTGGAACGCGCACCGTGGGCGGCGCTGGCGCCCGCGCTGGCGCTGGCGTTGCTGGCGGGGCTGGCGGTGTCGCTGTCGGCGTACACGAGAACGACGGGAAAGGACCTGCCCCATGGCGGATGA
- a CDS encoding MDR family MFS transporter yields the protein MSPLARLLIGSQFAFNVGFFAVLPYLAAHLSGCLGLAGWMVGLVLGLRTFSQQGLFVVGGALTDRFGPRPVVLTGCALRVAGFLWLAVADSVWSVTGAVLVVGLAAALFSPAVESEIAREAVRHETATGTPRTRLLARFSAGGQAGALIGPVLGVLLLHGGFGAACLAGAGVFTLVLAGHWRLMPGRPEPDTAHRAAALPGLRETLHHRRFLALTLAYSCYLLAYNQLYLALPAELGGATGSQAALGWLFALSSALVVAGQLPLERYAAARLSWGASVRTGLLVVSASFAAAGVLRPAGGLWSSLAFVVLLTLGQMLVVPATRAWLPDLVPAHRLGLYTGMLSSLSGVVVLAGGAPAGMLVEAEGAWPWAALAAVPLVGAALVPRGSDGSDTAGFPVPRREGHRTPGPLGTQDDQRP from the coding sequence GTGAGCCCTCTCGCCCGGCTCCTCATCGGCAGCCAGTTCGCCTTCAACGTCGGGTTCTTCGCCGTACTCCCCTACCTCGCCGCGCACTTGAGCGGCTGCCTCGGTCTGGCGGGCTGGATGGTCGGCCTCGTTCTCGGTCTGCGCACCTTCAGCCAGCAGGGGCTGTTCGTGGTGGGGGGCGCGCTCACCGACCGCTTCGGGCCCCGCCCGGTGGTGCTGACCGGCTGTGCCCTGCGGGTGGCCGGCTTCCTTTGGCTGGCCGTCGCCGACTCGGTGTGGTCCGTGACGGGCGCCGTTCTGGTGGTGGGTCTGGCCGCCGCGCTGTTCTCGCCCGCCGTCGAGTCGGAGATCGCACGGGAGGCGGTACGGCACGAGACGGCCACCGGCACCCCGCGCACCCGCCTGCTCGCGCGCTTCTCCGCGGGCGGTCAGGCAGGCGCGCTGATCGGCCCGGTGCTGGGTGTCCTCCTGCTGCACGGCGGATTCGGCGCGGCCTGTCTGGCGGGGGCGGGGGTCTTCACCCTGGTGCTTGCCGGGCACTGGCGGCTGATGCCGGGGCGCCCCGAGCCGGACACGGCTCACCGGGCGGCGGCGCTGCCCGGCTTGCGGGAGACCCTGCACCACCGCCGGTTCCTGGCCCTCACGCTCGCGTACTCCTGCTACCTGCTGGCCTACAACCAGCTCTATCTGGCGCTGCCCGCCGAACTCGGAGGGGCGACGGGCTCCCAGGCGGCGCTCGGCTGGCTCTTCGCCCTGTCGTCGGCTCTGGTGGTCGCCGGTCAGCTCCCGCTGGAGCGGTACGCCGCGGCGCGGCTGTCCTGGGGCGCCTCGGTCCGTACGGGGTTGCTGGTCGTCTCGGCGTCCTTCGCAGCGGCCGGTGTGCTGCGGCCGGCGGGCGGCCTGTGGTCGTCGCTGGCCTTCGTCGTTCTCCTGACGCTCGGACAGATGCTGGTGGTACCTGCCACCCGCGCCTGGCTGCCGGACCTGGTCCCCGCGCACCGCCTCGGCCTGTACACGGGCATGCTGTCGTCCCTGTCCGGCGTGGTGGTCCTGGCGGGAGGAGCCCCGGCCGGGATGCTGGTCGAAGCCGAGGGCGCCTGGCCGTGGGCGGCTCTGGCGGCCGTACCGCTCGTGGGGGCGGCGCTCGTTCCGCGCGGGTCGGACGGTTCGGACACGGCCGGCTTCCCGGTCCCACGACGGGAGGGGCACCGCACACCGGGCCCGCTCGGCACGCAGGACGACCAGCGCCCGTAG
- a CDS encoding GNAT family N-acetyltransferase, with translation MTIDVRPASVFEDVRAVLGPKSPGANVCWCLSYRIPSRLNNELRGPARGEYVAGLCRAEPSPGVLAYDGDEPVGWAAVAPRSDTSFARNRKIPHVDDLPVWSLWCIRVRPGHRKKGISHALIAGAVEFARTHGAPAVEAYPLDNGDARVDLTMAYAGIRKNFERAGFVHAADTTSVLAGHPRVLMRLDLR, from the coding sequence ATGACCATCGACGTCCGCCCGGCTTCGGTCTTCGAGGATGTCCGGGCCGTTCTCGGCCCGAAGTCGCCCGGAGCCAACGTCTGCTGGTGCCTGAGCTACCGGATCCCGTCCAGGCTCAACAACGAACTGCGCGGGCCGGCCCGTGGCGAGTACGTCGCCGGGCTGTGCCGTGCGGAACCCTCTCCCGGTGTTCTCGCCTACGACGGCGACGAGCCGGTCGGGTGGGCCGCCGTGGCACCGCGCTCGGACACCTCCTTCGCGCGCAACCGCAAGATCCCGCACGTCGACGACCTGCCGGTCTGGTCGTTGTGGTGCATCCGCGTACGCCCGGGGCACCGCAAGAAGGGCATCTCGCACGCGCTCATCGCCGGCGCGGTCGAGTTCGCCCGCACCCACGGCGCCCCGGCGGTCGAGGCGTACCCCCTCGACAACGGCGACGCCAGGGTCGACCTGACGATGGCGTACGCGGGGATCCGGAAGAACTTCGAACGCGCCGGGTTCGTCCATGCCGCCGACACCACCTCGGTGCTGGCCGGCCACCCCCGGGTCCTGATGCGGCTGGACCTGCGCTGA
- a CDS encoding cold-shock protein gives MATGTVKWFNPEKGFGFIEQDGGGPDVFVHYSAIASTGFRELFEGQKVQFDITQGPKGPQAENVTPA, from the coding sequence ATGGCCACCGGCACCGTGAAGTGGTTCAACCCGGAGAAGGGCTTCGGCTTCATCGAGCAGGACGGCGGCGGGCCGGACGTGTTCGTCCACTACTCGGCCATTGCCAGTACCGGATTCCGCGAGCTGTTCGAGGGGCAGAAGGTCCAGTTCGACATCACGCAGGGGCCCAAGGGGCCCCAGGCTGAGAACGTCACACCCGCTTGA
- a CDS encoding dipeptide/oligopeptide/nickel ABC transporter ATP-binding protein, producing MSDDLLDVRELVVRYGSTVAVDRVSFGLRAGETLALVGPSGCGKSSTATAVLQLRRPAGGEVWFDGRELTGLDERALRPLRPAMQPVFQDPYGSLSPRRSIRDAVAEPLRVQGRWDRATGPARVAELLAVVGLDDRVHGGRLPHELSGGQCQRVGIARALASEPKLLVLDEPVSALDPSVRAGVLNLLADLQEKLGLGFLFICHDMALVRHFADRTAEMRAGRIERISV from the coding sequence ATGAGCGACGACCTGCTGGACGTCCGTGAACTGGTCGTACGGTACGGCTCGACCGTCGCCGTCGACCGTGTCTCCTTCGGCCTGCGTGCCGGGGAGACCCTCGCCCTCGTCGGCCCGTCGGGCTGCGGCAAGTCGTCCACCGCCACCGCCGTGCTCCAGCTGCGTCGTCCCGCCGGCGGCGAGGTGTGGTTCGACGGCCGAGAGCTGACCGGGCTCGACGAGCGCGCCTTGCGGCCGCTGCGTCCGGCGATGCAACCGGTCTTCCAGGACCCGTACGGTTCGCTCAGCCCGCGGCGCAGCATCCGCGACGCCGTCGCGGAACCCCTGCGCGTCCAGGGCCGCTGGGACCGTGCCACAGGTCCGGCCAGGGTCGCCGAGCTGCTCGCCGTGGTCGGACTCGACGACCGGGTGCACGGCGGACGACTGCCGCACGAACTGTCCGGCGGCCAGTGCCAGCGCGTCGGCATCGCCCGGGCCCTGGCGAGCGAGCCGAAGCTGCTGGTCCTCGACGAGCCGGTGTCCGCGCTGGACCCCTCGGTCCGTGCCGGGGTCCTCAACCTGCTCGCGGACCTCCAGGAGAAGCTGGGGCTCGGGTTCCTCTTCATCTGCCACGACATGGCGCTCGTACGGCACTTCGCCGACCGGACCGCCGAGATGCGGGCGGGCCGGATCGAACGGATCAGCGTGTGA